The genomic stretch CGCTCACCTTTAGGTACATATACATCAACATACTCTGTTTTACCAAAAAGATCTACTTTTTTATTAACCTGCCACCCCAATCCAAGCAACAAAATAAATGGTATGACAATAGCAGCTGCTCGGTACATTGTACGACGCAGTTTTCGTCGCCTTTCCCTGGCAAGTATTTCATTAAACATTTTATCTGATGGAATTTCATGATCAACAAAAAGCTCTTCATAGCCTTCTTTTGCATTAAAAGAACGCATATCCATCTCATGAGACAGATACATTTGTCCTTCCTCGGTAGCAAACCATTCTACTACCGTTGCAGTTTCCTCGAGTGTTGCAATACCATCAACAACTTTTCTGATCGTTTCTTCAGATGGTCTTTCCATTTTTAATACGAATTATAATATAGTATGTTAGTATTTTCATATATTATTGACACACATAGCCTATAAAAGAATGATAAATAAAATACTTATTAACATTTTTCCTAAGTGGGCTCTTAAAAGTTTAATTGACTGCGCATAGTGAGTCTTTACCGTATGGATAGAAATTTGCATTTTATCAGCAATTTCTTGATTCGATAAATCGCCTTCCATTTTTAATAAACAAACTTGTCTTTTCTGTAGAGGCAACATCTCCAATGCTTTTCTGAAAAGCATCATTAATTCTTTTTGCTCAATAATATCGAATAGATTATCCTCGTAAGATTCTACAGATAAAGCTAACTCATAATTCTTTTTTATAGCAGTATTATTATCTCTGATCTGGTTTAGTATATAGTTTTTCGTTATGGTATAAAGAAAATTCTTTAGGCTGACTTTAATCTTAATATCCTTACGAAATTCCCATAATTTAGAAAAAACATGCTGAATGGCATCCTCCGACATATCTCTATCTTTAAGATATGTATAAGCTAATAGATACAATTGTTTATGATATCTATTATATACGATAGTAAAAGCCTCCTTATTGCTTTTCTGTATCAAAAAGAATAAGTCAGAATCGTCCATCTGTTGATCTATACGCGCATGTAGTTTTAGAGACATACTGAATTAAGAAAGGTTAACGATACAAATCTACTAATTTTATATATTCAAGACCAAAAAGCTCAATAGCTTTTGGCTGAAAGTTTCTATAATTGATCTTTTTATCTAAATTTGCAAAAGAAGCCGCTTAAAACTGTATCAACACTTTATTTATTTAAAATGAGGATTATATATATATCATCGTTGTCTTTATTGTTTACCTCGTGTAACTCGTCTTGGTTTGTAAATATAGGCATAATTGGCATTATGGCAATGTTCGGGATTATGTTATTATCATTTGCGTTAATGTTTTTCTTGATAGCACGCCGAAAAAAGAAAGGAGAAAAGAGCTTAGTTAAATTTAATAATGACCTATATTTTGCATTAAAAAAATTAGACACTCCTCAACAGAAGGTAGACATGCTAAGTACCCTCATCGAACGAATAAATAATGATGAGAAATATAAAAAAGATACCGAATGGCGAAACAAGGTATTACTGAAAACATATGTACACCTTGCTACAGCATATTATCAGATGGGAGATGAAATGCGAACATTGAATGTATGCTCCGATATTATAGACCTCGATCCCAAAGATGCGATGTCATACTACAACCGAGGCTCAATATACAGCAATATGGGACTATACGATAAAGCCTTACAAGATCTGGATAAAACGATCGACTTACAGCCCGATTATGCCAGTGCGTACAACAATCGCGGGTTAGTATACGAAAAACTTGAATATTACGACAAAGCCATACTTGACTATAACAAAGCCTTAAAGCTGGAAAATTCAGCAATAGCTTATTATAATAGAGGAAATACTTACTATGAAATGCAAGAATACAATAAGGCTCTACAAGATTACCAAACTGTAATAGAAATGTTAAATGATAACGATGATTCAGATCTAAGAAAAGAGGTAGAAACAAGCATTAAGATTGTAAAAAGCAAAATAGACCAATAAATAAGTATTGGCCAACAACTTACCTTCACAATTCAGATAAATAAATATAGATATAATCTTTTCTATAAGAACTAGGATTATGCTGTAGATTCATTCTGCGCAAAAGAAAGTCCGCGAAATCACCTTCGCAGACTTCCCAACCTTAACACAAACTTTACAAAACTACACAATAGAGTTGATTGCAGCCTGACTACTTGGTTCAAATGTATTTCAGGAACCAACTCTGTGTTTCTTTATATTGTATTTTTGATTGTAAATAACAAAGCGATCCTTCATTATTGAAGCGGTAATTTCACCTGACTCGATTGTATTTATCTCAAAAACGAATATTATCTCTATTTGCTCAGCAAAGATAGTAAATTTTACACATTAACAATAGATAATATCTATTTTTTTTCAAAATTAATCCTATTTTGAGATTTTACTTGCTTATTTCCTTTCTCAAGTATTCAGAAGTAAAGCTATTACCCTTTTTTACAATATCTTCGGGTTTCCCATAACCAACCACAGTTCCACCTCCAATTCCACCATCAGGTCCCATATCGATGATGTAATCTGCACTTTTTATTATATCTTGATTATGTTCTATAACGATTATTGTATTTCCTCTGTCAACAAGCTTATTAAGGACTCCGAGTAAAACTCGTATATCCTCAAAATGCAGGCCGGTAGTAGGTTCATCCAATATATAGATGGTATTCCCTGTATCTGTACGTGCTAGTTCGGTTGCAAGTTTAACACGTTGAGATTCCCCACCGGACAATGTGGTTGAAGGTTGTCCAAGTTTTAGATACCCAAGTCCCACTTCTTGCAATACTTTAATCTTATGTAGTATATTAGGAACATTCTCAAAGAACTCTACAGCCATATTGATGGTCATATCCAAAACGTCTGCTATTGATTTCCCCTTGAATCGGACCTCTAGCGTTTCTCTATTATAACGCTTACCATGACATTCTTCACATTGCACATATACATCCGGTAAGAAATTCATTGCGATGGTTTTATAGCCGTTACCGCCACAGACTTCGCAACGACCGCCTTTTACATTAAAAGAGAAACGTCCGGCTTTATAGCCTCTTATTTTAGATTCAGGAAGATTGACGAATAAATTTCTTATATCTGAAAAAACGCCCGTATAGGTTGCAGGATTCGAACGTGGTGTACGTCCTATCGGCGATTGATCTACACTTATCACCTTATCCACAAGATCTATTCCCTCAAGCGTTTTATAAGGTAATGGATCAGCCAAAGACCGATACAAGTGTTGACTCAGAATAGGTAGTAATGTTCCATTTACAAGACTCGATTTTCCACTACCCGAAACACCCGTAACACAAATAAATGTATTTAAGGGAAATGAAACATCCACTCCCTTAAGGTTATGTCCGGTTGCACCTTTCAATGTTATCTTCTTTCCATTGCCTTTGCGTCTATTCTTAGGTATCTCAATTTCAAGCTTACCATTCAGGTAATTAGCTGTCATTGTATTGGTTTTGAGCATATCGTCGGGAGTACCTGCAAAAACAACCTTCCCTCCTCGCCTGCCCGCATAAGGCCCCATATCTACAATATAATCAGCTTCCAGCATTATGTCTTTATCGTGTTCTACTACAATAACAGAATTGCCTGTATCACGTAGCTTTTTTAACGAATCTATCAGCCTTGTATTATCTCTCTGATGAAGTCCGATACTAGGCTCGTCGAGTATATAAAGCACATTTACAAGCTGAGAACCGATCTGTGTAGCCAAGCGTATACGTTGACTTTCACCTCCCGAAAGAGATACGGATGGACGATTTAGAGATAAATAATTAAGACCGACATCTAATAAAAAAGACAAGCGGGATACGATCTCCTTCTTTATTTCTCCGGCAATCAGCTTTTGCCTTTCAGAGATATGTACATCCATATCTTGTATCCATTCGAAGAGATGCTGAATATCCATCTCGGCAAGATCGGCTATATTCTTATCATTTATTTTGTAGTGAAGAGCTTCTTTACTCAATCGTTGCCCATTACAGTCGGGACAAACATCTGTTTTGATAAACTGTTCTGCCCACTTTTGTGCCGAAGCAGAAGAATCACTATCCTGCTGCATTTCGATATATTTGGCAACACCCTCAAAAGCGACTACATAATTAGAACTTCCTAAAGACTCGTTCTTAATTTGCAAACGCTCTTCTGTTCCAAACATGATTTCATCTATTGCTTCCTCAGGAACATCTTTGATTGGAGTCTTAATCGTAACACCATGCTTCTCACAGATAGCCTCTATCTGCCAGAAGAATAATGAGTTTTTATATTTTCCTAATGGGGCTATACCTCCCGCATAAATACTCAATTGTGGTTTCGGCACAATCTTTTCCATATCTATTTTATTCACTACTCCCAACCCCTTGCAACGAGGACAAGCTCCATGTGGAGAGTTAAAGGAGAATGAATGCGGAGCAGGATCACTATAAGATAACCCTGTAGACGGACACATCAATTGGCGGCTAAAATGCCTTACCTCCCCTGTATCTACATCTTGTATCATGATCAGCCCATCGCCTTGCTTCATTGCTGTGCGCAAGCTGGTTTTGAGATTATCAGCAAATTTATTGGAAACAACCAACTTATCAATCAGGATTTCTACACTATGCATCTTGTATCTATCGAGACGCATACCGGGTATAATTTCACGAATTGCACCATCCACACGTACTGTCAGATAACCTTTTTTATTTATTTGCTCAAACAACTCCTTGTAGTGACCTTTTCTGTTACGAACAACGGGGGCAAGCAAATATACTTTCTTCCCGATATAACGTTCAAGGATAAGCTCTAAGATTTGGTCTTCGGTATATTTAACCATTTTCTCTCCGGTAAGATAAGAATAGGCTTCTCCCGCACGAGCATATAATAGGCGAAGAAAGTCGTATATTTCGGTAGTTGTTCCTACTGTCGATCGTGGGTTACGATTTGTTGTTTTCTGTTCTATAGATATTACCGGACTCAGACCTGTAATTTTATCTACATCAGGTCTCTCCATACCCCCCAAGAAGTTACGCGCATAAGCCGAAAACGTTTCTATATAACGCCTTTGGCCTTCTGCAAAAATAGTATCGAATGCTAATGATGATTTGCCACTTCCACTGAGTCCTGTAATCACAACAAGTGAATCTCGTGGAATTTCTACATCAATATTTTTAAGATTATGAACACGTGCGCCATATACATTTATGACGTCTTTTTCTTCGGGTATAGTTGTCTCCATCAAATTTCCAAACGCTCCTTGTCTAATTATGCATATTTTAATTAGTCATGCGAAATCCATGCTTTATCATGGACTCTTACCTTACTACCTTTCTTGTAGTATAATGATTCCTGTGTAGGAATAAGAATTGTATATGAACTTTGGCTTTTAGCCGAAATTGTTAATTTACGATCTCTCAGCCAGCTATTAAAATCTTTCAATTGTGCATATGTCAACCCTTTTTCTTTTGCAAAAGATGCCAGATCGGGAATCGATTCTGTTACTTCAACTTTTGTAAATTCAATCGGTTTGTACAGATCTTTTTCTGTGAGGATAAATCCATATTTGGAAGGATTTTCAAATAGCAACTTTATAGCCAACATTCGAAAATAATAGCGTGAAGTCTCAGAAACGAGCCACAGATCAAGACTTTCGTCAACCTGTTGTTTATCTAGCTCTCCGCTGATACGCCCCTGTCCAGCATTGTATGACATTGCCACGCTTGTCCAACTGCCATATTTATTGTAAGCTTCCTTCAGATATTTACATGCAGCCTTAGTTGATTTTTCTATCGAATATCTTTCATCCACTTCAGAAGAAACCTCCAATCCATATCCGGGTGCGGTTTTTGGCATAAACTGCCATAGTCCGGCTGCGCCGGCAGAAGATACTGCTCTATGGTCTAAACTACTTTCTATTACCGCCAGATATTTAAAATCTTCAGGAATTCCATTTTCTTTTAAAATCGGCTCAATAATAGGAAAATATCGATTCGCTCTTTTTATAAGTAATAACGTCGTCGAATGTAAATATGTAAATCCGTTTATCTCTCTATCGAACCTCTCATGAAGATCGTATCGGTCAAGCTTTATCTCCTCCCCTGCAAAATCAACCTTCTCGGGAATGTCTATAGATTTCGTCATAGATAAGACATAAGGAACTTTAGACTCTGTTTCGCTATGGCTATTATTCGACAATAACACAAAAGCTAAAACACAGACACAAACAACTGGAATAGTGAACAATAATACTCTCTTCATTTATCGCTAGTTTTGTAATATTTCATTAAAAAAATAGCTATCAAAGGTACAATTTTATTTCTGGAAGTAAAAGTCCGACAAACATTGCTTATCTATAATTTATCTTAAAGCAGCATTTTTTGAGCATCACAGCCCTTCCTGTTTTTAGTATTCGAATTTTCCTTGTTGACAAAAACAGTCCTTATAAACAGATTCCAGGTCCTCAACTTGTTCAGTGAAAATACCATAAACGGATGAACCTGAACCCGACATTGAAGCATACAGCGCACCCTGTCGGTACAAACTATTCTTTATATCGCCTATAGCCGGATATTTAGCAAACACACTTTCCTCAAAATCATTCTCCATCAAACCTCGCCATTCTGCAACAGGTAATTTTACGATTTTCTTCAGAGACTGTTTTGGTTGTTTTGGTGAAATCAAAGCGAAAGCATCTTTTGTAGGTACATGTATCTCAGGCTTTATCAGTACAAAATAATAGTTTTTAAGAGACAATTCAATCTTTTCAAAAACC from Dysgonomonas mossii encodes the following:
- a CDS encoding RNA polymerase sigma factor, which codes for MSLKLHARIDQQMDDSDLFFLIQKSNKEAFTIVYNRYHKQLYLLAYTYLKDRDMSEDAIQHVFSKLWEFRKDIKIKVSLKNFLYTITKNYILNQIRDNNTAIKKNYELALSVESYEDNLFDIIEQKELMMLFRKALEMLPLQKRQVCLLKMEGDLSNQEIADKMQISIHTVKTHYAQSIKLLRAHLGKMLISILFIILL
- a CDS encoding tetratricopeptide repeat protein — its product is MRIIYISSLSLLFTSCNSSWFVNIGIIGIMAMFGIMLLSFALMFFLIARRKKKGEKSLVKFNNDLYFALKKLDTPQQKVDMLSTLIERINNDEKYKKDTEWRNKVLLKTYVHLATAYYQMGDEMRTLNVCSDIIDLDPKDAMSYYNRGSIYSNMGLYDKALQDLDKTIDLQPDYASAYNNRGLVYEKLEYYDKAILDYNKALKLENSAIAYYNRGNTYYEMQEYNKALQDYQTVIEMLNDNDDSDLRKEVETSIKIVKSKIDQ
- the uvrA gene encoding excinuclease ABC subunit UvrA; protein product: METTIPEEKDVINVYGARVHNLKNIDVEIPRDSLVVITGLSGSGKSSLAFDTIFAEGQRRYIETFSAYARNFLGGMERPDVDKITGLSPVISIEQKTTNRNPRSTVGTTTEIYDFLRLLYARAGEAYSYLTGEKMVKYTEDQILELILERYIGKKVYLLAPVVRNRKGHYKELFEQINKKGYLTVRVDGAIREIIPGMRLDRYKMHSVEILIDKLVVSNKFADNLKTSLRTAMKQGDGLIMIQDVDTGEVRHFSRQLMCPSTGLSYSDPAPHSFSFNSPHGACPRCKGLGVVNKIDMEKIVPKPQLSIYAGGIAPLGKYKNSLFFWQIEAICEKHGVTIKTPIKDVPEEAIDEIMFGTEERLQIKNESLGSSNYVVAFEGVAKYIEMQQDSDSSASAQKWAEQFIKTDVCPDCNGQRLSKEALHYKINDKNIADLAEMDIQHLFEWIQDMDVHISERQKLIAGEIKKEIVSRLSFLLDVGLNYLSLNRPSVSLSGGESQRIRLATQIGSQLVNVLYILDEPSIGLHQRDNTRLIDSLKKLRDTGNSVIVVEHDKDIMLEADYIVDMGPYAGRRGGKVVFAGTPDDMLKTNTMTANYLNGKLEIEIPKNRRKGNGKKITLKGATGHNLKGVDVSFPLNTFICVTGVSGSGKSSLVNGTLLPILSQHLYRSLADPLPYKTLEGIDLVDKVISVDQSPIGRTPRSNPATYTGVFSDIRNLFVNLPESKIRGYKAGRFSFNVKGGRCEVCGGNGYKTIAMNFLPDVYVQCEECHGKRYNRETLEVRFKGKSIADVLDMTINMAVEFFENVPNILHKIKVLQEVGLGYLKLGQPSTTLSGGESQRVKLATELARTDTGNTIYILDEPTTGLHFEDIRVLLGVLNKLVDRGNTIIVIEHNQDIIKSADYIIDMGPDGGIGGGTVVGYGKPEDIVKKGNSFTSEYLRKEISK
- a CDS encoding lytic transglycosylase domain-containing protein, which codes for MKRVLLFTIPVVCVCVLAFVLLSNNSHSETESKVPYVLSMTKSIDIPEKVDFAGEEIKLDRYDLHERFDREINGFTYLHSTTLLLIKRANRYFPIIEPILKENGIPEDFKYLAVIESSLDHRAVSSAGAAGLWQFMPKTAPGYGLEVSSEVDERYSIEKSTKAACKYLKEAYNKYGSWTSVAMSYNAGQGRISGELDKQQVDESLDLWLVSETSRYYFRMLAIKLLFENPSKYGFILTEKDLYKPIEFTKVEVTESIPDLASFAKEKGLTYAQLKDFNSWLRDRKLTISAKSQSSYTILIPTQESLYYKKGSKVRVHDKAWISHD